In the Rattus rattus isolate New Zealand chromosome 18, Rrattus_CSIRO_v1, whole genome shotgun sequence genome, one interval contains:
- the Pbld gene encoding phenazine biosynthesis-like domain-containing protein, with protein sequence MKLPIFIADAFTATAFRGNPAAVCLLESTLQEDAHQQIAREMNLSETAFIRKLQPTDSFTQSSCFGLRWFTPVSEVPLCGHATMASAAVLFHKIKNVNSTLTFVTLSGELKARRAEDGIVLDFPLYPTFSQDFHEVKDLIKAAIGDTTVQDIQYSPDTRKLLVRLSDSYDRSFLESLKVNTEPLPGIEKTGKVKGLILTLRGESGGQTIPYDFYSRYFAPWVGVPEDPVTGSAHTVLSSYWSQQLGKKEMRAFQCSRRGGELDISLRPDGRVDMKGGAAVVLEGTLTA encoded by the exons ACACTCCAGGAAGACGCCCATCAGCAAATTGCGAGGGAAATGAACCTCTCAGAAACGGCTTTCATCCGGAAACTGCAGCCCACGGACAGCTTCACACAAA GTTCTTGCTTTGGACTAAGATGGTTTACGCCAGTGAGTGAAGTCCCCTTGTGTGGCCACGCCACGATGGCCTCTGCGGCTGTGCTGTTTCACAAAATAA AGAACGTGAACAGCACCCTGACCTTTGTCACTCTGAGCGGGGAACTAAAGGCCAGAAGAGCAGAAGACGGGATTGTCCTGGACTTTCCTCTCTACCCAACCTTCTCCCAG GACTTCCATGAAGTTAAAGACTTGATAAAG GCAGCCATAGGTGATACTACAGTCCAGGACATCCAGTATTCTCCAGATACCCGAAAACTCCTGGTCCGGCTCAGCGATTCTTATGACAG GTCCTTTCTAGAGAGCCTGAAGGTGAACACAGAGCCTCTGCCTGGGATTGAGAAGACAGGGAAGGTGAAAGGCCTCATTCTCACTCTCAGAGGAGAGTCTGGGGGGCAGACGATCCCGTATGACTTCTACTCCAGATACTTTGCGCCTTGGGTTGGTGTGCCTGAAGACCCGGTAACAG GATCTGCACACACCGTTCTCAGCAGTTACTGGTCCCAGCAGCTCGGGAAGAAAGAGATGCGAG CCTTTCAGTGTTCCCGCCGAGGAGGGGAGCTGGACATTTCCCTGAGACCTGATGGGCGGGTTGACATGAAGGGCGGAGCTGCTGTTGTCTTGGAGGGCACGCTGACCGCCTAG